One stretch of Eggerthella lenta DSM 2243 DNA includes these proteins:
- a CDS encoding SPFH domain-containing protein → MSVEKTVHARSGWPMLALLLAVVALCVALIVTGATMAPPDDAPITTATQTLGIALLVAGIVAVCVAPVLLLMGFFTIQPNQARVLILFGDYKGTVRDEGFHWANPFYSRNAGSTVDVATGKPIAKSTKVSLRARTYNGEHLKVNDKCGNPIEIADVIVWRVENTAKALFDVDDYNTYVHTQSETALRHVATTYAYDQMPGEPEDEITLRSNIEEVSEALKEELAVRLEKAGVVIDDARLTHLAYAPEIAQAMLRRQQAEAVIAAREKIVQGAVSMVDMALAELSAKNVVDLDDERKAAMVSNLMVVLCGESDAQPVLNTGTLYQ, encoded by the coding sequence ATGTCCGTCGAGAAGACCGTTCATGCAAGGAGCGGCTGGCCGATGCTGGCGCTTCTGCTCGCCGTCGTCGCGCTGTGCGTCGCGTTGATCGTGACGGGGGCGACCATGGCTCCGCCCGATGATGCGCCTATCACGACCGCGACGCAAACGCTCGGCATTGCGCTGCTGGTGGCGGGCATCGTCGCCGTATGCGTGGCGCCCGTCCTGCTGCTGATGGGCTTCTTCACCATCCAGCCGAACCAGGCGCGCGTGCTCATCCTGTTCGGCGACTACAAGGGCACCGTGCGCGACGAAGGTTTCCACTGGGCCAACCCGTTCTACTCCCGCAACGCCGGCTCCACGGTCGACGTGGCCACGGGCAAGCCCATCGCGAAGTCCACGAAGGTCTCGCTGCGCGCCCGCACGTACAACGGCGAGCACCTCAAGGTGAACGACAAGTGCGGCAACCCCATCGAGATCGCCGACGTCATCGTGTGGCGCGTCGAGAACACGGCGAAAGCGCTGTTCGACGTGGACGACTACAACACCTACGTGCATACGCAAAGCGAGACGGCGCTGCGTCATGTGGCCACCACGTACGCCTATGACCAGATGCCCGGCGAGCCCGAAGACGAGATCACGCTGCGCAGCAACATCGAGGAGGTGTCCGAGGCGCTCAAGGAAGAGTTGGCGGTGCGCCTGGAGAAGGCCGGCGTGGTCATCGACGACGCGCGCCTCACGCACCTGGCGTACGCGCCGGAGATCGCCCAGGCGATGCTGCGCCGCCAGCAGGCCGAAGCCGTCATCGCCGCCCGCGAGAAGATCGTGCAGGGCGCGGTGAGCATGGTGGACATGGCGCTGGCCGAGCTGTCGGCGAAGAACGTGGTAGACTTGGACGACGAGCGCAAGGCCGCCATGGTGTCGAACCTCATGGTGGTGCTCTGCGGCGAGTCCGACGCGCAGCCCGTGCTGAACACGGGAACGCTGTACCAGTAG
- the rplA gene encoding 50S ribosomal protein L1: MTKLSKNYRAALEKVGEETRAPLEAMALVKEVSFAKFDETVEADFRLGIDTRQADQQLRGTVSLPNGSGKTVRVAVFAEGEAARAAEEAGADIVGTDELTQQIQAGEFNFDAAVATPDQMGKVGRLGKILGPRGLMPNPKLGTVTNDVAKAINELKGGRVEYRADRYGIAHVILGKVSFTAEQLAENYGAVYDEILRMKPAAAKGKYVKSITVSSTMSPGVKVDPSVNRNYTEPAAE, encoded by the coding sequence ATGACGAAGCTTTCCAAGAACTATCGCGCCGCTCTCGAGAAGGTCGGCGAGGAGACCCGCGCCCCCCTCGAGGCCATGGCCCTCGTGAAGGAGGTCTCGTTCGCGAAGTTCGACGAGACGGTGGAGGCGGACTTCCGCCTGGGCATCGACACCCGTCAGGCCGATCAGCAGCTCCGCGGCACCGTGAGCCTGCCGAACGGCTCGGGCAAGACCGTCCGCGTGGCCGTGTTCGCCGAGGGCGAAGCCGCCCGTGCCGCCGAAGAGGCCGGTGCCGACATCGTGGGCACCGACGAGCTGACGCAGCAGATCCAGGCCGGCGAGTTCAACTTCGACGCCGCCGTGGCCACGCCCGATCAGATGGGCAAGGTCGGTCGCCTGGGCAAGATCCTCGGCCCCCGCGGCCTCATGCCGAACCCGAAGCTGGGCACCGTCACCAACGACGTGGCGAAGGCCATCAACGAGCTCAAGGGCGGCCGCGTGGAGTACCGCGCCGACCGTTACGGCATCGCGCACGTCATCCTCGGCAAGGTGAGCTTCACCGCCGAGCAGCTGGCCGAGAACTACGGCGCCGTGTACGACGAGATCCTCCGTATGAAGCCGGCCGCCGCGAAGGGCAAGTACGTGAAGTCCATCACGGTGTCCTCCACGATGAGCCCCGGCGTGAAGGTCGATCCGTCCGTGAACCGCAACTACACGGAGCCCGCCGCTGAATAA
- the rplK gene encoding 50S ribosomal protein L11 — protein MAEKKQTGFIKLQIPAGAANPAPPVGPALGAQGVNIMQFCQAFNAQTQDQSGTIIPVEITVYEDKSFTFVCKTPPAAVLIKEKLNINSGSGLPHVQPVGTLTEDQLREIAEIKMPDLNANTIEAAMEIIAGTARSMGVRIEGREMKIKYVPSKKVAAMLQGKTLED, from the coding sequence ATGGCTGAAAAGAAGCAAACCGGCTTTATCAAGCTGCAAATCCCCGCGGGCGCCGCCAACCCGGCTCCTCCGGTCGGCCCGGCCCTCGGCGCCCAGGGCGTCAACATCATGCAGTTCTGCCAGGCGTTCAACGCCCAGACGCAGGACCAGTCCGGCACCATCATCCCGGTCGAGATCACGGTGTACGAGGACAAGTCGTTCACCTTCGTGTGCAAGACCCCGCCGGCGGCCGTCCTCATCAAGGAGAAGCTGAACATCAACAGCGGTTCCGGCCTGCCGCACGTGCAGCCCGTCGGCACGCTCACGGAGGATCAGCTCCGCGAGATCGCCGAGATCAAGATGCCCGACCTCAACGCCAATACCATCGAGGCCGCCATGGAGATCATCGCCGGCACGGCTCGCAGCATGGGCGTGCGCATCGAGGGTCGCGAGATGAAGATCAAGTACGTGCCCTCCAAGAAGGTCGCGGCCATGCTTCAGGGCAAGACGCTGGAAGACTAG
- the nusG gene encoding transcription termination/antitermination protein NusG — translation MAKKWYVLHTYSGYENKVKKNLETRIETMGLENNVFGIEIPTEMVTEIKEGGRRVESEKKVFPGYVLVRMELDDRSWAAVRNTPGVTGFVGADGNPAPLTRDEYNKIMKRTSREAPKKTSSSLEVGQSVKVVSGPLAEFDGVVSEVSPDAGKVKVMVSIFGRETPVELSFDQVAKI, via the coding sequence ATGGCGAAGAAGTGGTACGTCCTGCACACGTATTCAGGATACGAGAACAAGGTCAAGAAGAACCTCGAGACGCGCATCGAAACGATGGGTCTCGAGAACAACGTCTTCGGTATCGAGATCCCGACAGAGATGGTCACCGAGATCAAAGAGGGCGGCCGTCGCGTCGAGAGCGAGAAGAAGGTGTTCCCGGGCTACGTGCTCGTCCGCATGGAGCTGGACGATCGCAGCTGGGCTGCGGTTCGCAACACCCCGGGCGTGACGGGGTTCGTGGGTGCCGACGGCAACCCTGCGCCGCTCACGCGCGACGAGTACAACAAGATCATGAAGCGCACGAGCCGCGAGGCTCCGAAGAAGACTTCGTCGAGCCTGGAAGTGGGGCAGTCGGTGAAGGTGGTCTCGGGTCCGCTCGCCGAGTTCGACGGCGTGGTGTCCGAGGTGTCGCCCGATGCCGGCAAGGTGAAGGTCATGGTCTCCATCTTCGGCCGCGAGACTCCGGTCGAGCTTTCGTTCGATCAGGTGGCCAAGATTTAA
- the secE gene encoding preprotein translocase subunit SecE, which translates to MAKKSKTQRAKASAARAARKEQALKEEAAAKANKNAEADAAATEAPKKRFFKKAEKSDAAVDGGKQAKASAKAVEKKVEKAPEKKPAKKRRFGFLKDVRSELKRVTWPTKQDVLRWSVVVVVALVFFGVYVAVLDNVVITPLLIAISGLGV; encoded by the coding sequence ATGGCGAAGAAATCAAAGACACAGCGAGCGAAGGCATCTGCCGCACGCGCAGCCCGCAAGGAGCAGGCGCTGAAGGAAGAGGCCGCTGCCAAGGCGAACAAGAACGCCGAGGCCGATGCTGCTGCGACCGAGGCGCCTAAGAAGCGGTTCTTCAAGAAGGCCGAAAAAAGCGACGCGGCCGTGGACGGCGGCAAGCAGGCGAAGGCCTCTGCGAAAGCCGTCGAGAAGAAGGTCGAGAAGGCTCCTGAGAAGAAGCCTGCGAAGAAGCGTCGTTTCGGGTTTCTCAAGGACGTTCGCTCGGAGCTCAAGCGCGTCACGTGGCCGACCAAGCAGGACGTCCTGCGCTGGAGCGTCGTCGTGGTAGTCGCGCTCGTGTTCTTCGGCGTGTACGTTGCCGTGCTCGACAACGTCGTCATCACGCCGCTGCTGATTGCAATTTCCGGTTTGGGGGTCTAA
- the rpmG gene encoding 50S ribosomal protein L33 — MRTLVTLACTECKRRNYTTKKNKQNNPDRIELKKYCKWCKCHTVHKETR, encoded by the coding sequence ATGCGTACGTTGGTCACTTTGGCGTGCACGGAGTGCAAGCGCCGTAACTACACGACCAAGAAGAACAAGCAGAACAATCCTGATCGTATCGAGTTGAAGAAGTACTGCAAGTGGTGCAAGTGCCACACGGTGCATAAAGAGACCCGATAG
- the tuf gene encoding elongation factor Tu, with translation MAKEKFERSKPHVNIGTIGHVDHGKTTLTAAISKTLSENDGSHGSARADFTAFENIDKAPEERERGITISIAHIEYETDSRHYAHVDCPGHADYVKNMITGAAQMDGAILVIAATDGPMAQTREHILLARQVGVPYIVVFLNKCDMVDDEELLELVEMEVRELLDSYEFPGDDTPIIRGSALKALEGDKEWQEKVWELMDAVDSYIPTPERMVDKPFLMAVEDTMTITGRGTVATGRVERGTLHVNDPLEIVGIKETQNTVCTGIEMFRKLLDEAQAGDNIGCLLRGVKREEIVRGQVLCKPGSVTPHTEFEGQVYILTKEEGGRHTPFFDGYRPQFYFRTTDVTGVAHLPEGTEMVMPGDNVEIKGELIHPIAMEEGLRFAIREGGRTVGSGRVTKIIK, from the coding sequence ATGGCTAAGGAGAAGTTCGAGCGTTCCAAGCCGCATGTTAACATCGGTACCATCGGCCACGTCGACCACGGTAAGACGACCCTGACGGCCGCCATTTCCAAGACGCTGTCCGAGAACGACGGCTCGCACGGCTCCGCTCGTGCCGACTTCACGGCGTTCGAGAACATCGACAAGGCTCCCGAGGAGCGCGAGCGCGGTATCACGATCTCCATCGCTCACATCGAGTACGAGACGGATTCCCGCCACTACGCTCACGTCGACTGCCCCGGTCACGCTGACTACGTCAAGAACATGATCACGGGTGCTGCTCAGATGGACGGCGCCATCCTCGTTATCGCCGCCACCGACGGCCCGATGGCCCAGACCCGCGAGCACATCCTGCTCGCCCGTCAGGTCGGCGTGCCCTACATCGTGGTCTTCCTGAACAAGTGCGACATGGTCGACGACGAGGAGCTCCTCGAGCTCGTCGAGATGGAAGTTCGCGAGCTGCTCGACTCTTACGAGTTCCCGGGCGACGACACCCCGATCATCCGTGGCTCCGCTCTGAAGGCTCTCGAGGGCGACAAAGAGTGGCAGGAGAAGGTCTGGGAGCTCATGGACGCCGTCGACTCCTACATCCCGACGCCGGAGCGCATGGTCGACAAGCCGTTCCTGATGGCCGTCGAGGACACGATGACCATCACCGGCCGTGGCACCGTTGCCACCGGTCGTGTGGAGCGCGGTACGCTGCATGTCAACGACCCGCTGGAGATCGTCGGTATCAAGGAGACCCAGAACACGGTCTGCACCGGTATCGAGATGTTCCGCAAGCTGCTCGACGAGGCTCAGGCCGGCGACAACATCGGCTGCCTGCTCCGCGGTGTCAAGCGCGAGGAGATCGTTCGCGGCCAGGTTCTCTGCAAGCCCGGTAGCGTGACCCCGCACACCGAGTTCGAGGGTCAGGTCTACATCCTGACGAAGGAAGAGGGCGGCCGCCACACGCCGTTCTTCGACGGCTACCGTCCGCAGTTCTACTTCCGCACGACGGACGTGACGGGTGTTGCCCACCTTCCCGAGGGCACCGAGATGGTCATGCCGGGCGACAACGTGGAGATCAAGGGCGAGCTCATTCACCCGATCGCCATGGAAGAGGGCCTGCGCTTCGCTATCCGCGAGGGTGGCCGCACGGTCGGCTCCGGTCGCGTTACGAAGATCATCAAGTAA
- a CDS encoding DNA-deoxyinosine glycosylase, translating to MEAVRIEHPLEPIYAVDSRVLVLGTMPSPKSREIGFYYGHPQNRFWKVMGALFDEPEPLGIEGRTAFLYAHGIALWDVLSSCAIVGASDASIVDPVANNLSRIAEAAPLEAVFTTGSKATALYRRFGAPQLPGLAHTGLPSTSPANARMRLDDLVKAYLPIRETLERRDGGGR from the coding sequence GTGGAAGCCGTTCGCATCGAGCATCCGCTCGAACCTATATATGCAGTCGATTCGCGCGTGCTCGTGCTGGGAACCATGCCTTCTCCGAAATCGCGCGAGATCGGATTCTACTACGGGCATCCGCAAAACCGGTTCTGGAAGGTGATGGGCGCGCTGTTCGACGAGCCCGAGCCGCTCGGCATCGAGGGACGCACGGCGTTTCTCTATGCGCACGGCATCGCTCTTTGGGACGTTCTGTCGTCCTGCGCTATCGTCGGAGCTTCGGATGCGAGCATCGTCGACCCCGTTGCGAACAATCTTTCGCGCATTGCCGAGGCGGCGCCGCTCGAAGCCGTGTTCACCACGGGCTCGAAGGCGACGGCGCTCTATCGCCGCTTCGGCGCGCCGCAACTTCCCGGCCTTGCGCACACGGGACTTCCTTCCACCAGTCCTGCGAACGCGCGCATGCGCCTCGACGATCTTGTGAAAGCGTATTTGCCGATTCGCGAAACTTTGGAACGCCGGGACGGCGGCGGGCGATGA
- a CDS encoding YbhB/YbcL family Raf kinase inhibitor-like protein has translation MRIFVELDNGLLPDRFGKHAPEAYQLDGHPVRSFPIEIADVPEGARSLALTFLDYDAVPVGGFCWIHWLACDIAPDTTLVPENASASGELACVQGSNSDWSPLAGSHTDPRIIHRYAGPYPPDKTHDYTLTVYALDCELGLSEGYFLNEFRRAVRGHVLDEASLELPSRA, from the coding sequence TATTCGTCGAGCTCGACAACGGGCTGCTGCCCGATCGCTTCGGCAAGCACGCCCCCGAAGCGTACCAGCTGGACGGGCATCCCGTCCGCTCGTTTCCCATAGAAATCGCCGACGTGCCCGAAGGCGCGCGCTCGCTTGCGCTCACGTTTCTCGACTACGACGCCGTCCCCGTAGGCGGCTTCTGCTGGATCCATTGGCTTGCGTGCGACATCGCGCCGGACACGACGCTCGTTCCCGAGAACGCCAGCGCCTCGGGCGAGCTGGCTTGCGTACAGGGCTCGAACAGCGATTGGTCGCCTCTGGCAGGCAGCCATACCGACCCGCGCATCATCCATCGTTACGCGGGCCCGTACCCGCCTGACAAGACGCACGACTACACGCTGACCGTGTACGCGCTCGATTGCGAGCTCGGTTTGTCCGAGGGCTACTTCCTCAACGAGTTCAGGCGCGCCGTTCGCGGGCATGTGCTGGACGAGGCTTCGCTCGAGCTGCCCAGCCGCGCATAG